In the Ensifer adhaerens genome, one interval contains:
- a CDS encoding GlxA family transcriptional regulator, which produces MANSTSMASGASKHPLECVRVGFYLTPEFPLLAFAAALDPLRQANRLSETPLYEWVLISQDGSPVENSAGFAVPIDNSIENAPRCQVVIVCCGADPARNFNNRVLTWLRRLNRQGVLLGGISTGAYLLARTGLLDGRSCTVHWENFADFQEMFPNVLATNDIFTVDGSFITSSGGTVTLDMMLSIIVSFHGRSLAVAISDQFNHPQIRGQGEAQRMTPEARYGITHTKLCDVVRLMQSSVHAPINLAVLAKRVGLSSRQVERLFLSHLDRTPIDFYSELRMERAHELICRTSLPVDVVAQHCGYSSAPHFARRYRLHFGVSPAAERNARSAKSAEVSQVSHLADDLVLQNGSQTAPSEGIYNAPTYGTKPDNRAAYSAGGVRHFSDPNGGTSADHGRGRVGEQT; this is translated from the coding sequence TTGGCAAACAGCACATCAATGGCATCGGGAGCGTCGAAGCATCCTTTGGAGTGTGTCAGGGTAGGTTTCTATCTGACGCCAGAGTTTCCACTGTTGGCGTTCGCAGCAGCGCTGGATCCATTGCGCCAAGCAAACCGTCTCAGTGAGACGCCGTTGTACGAATGGGTGCTGATTTCTCAAGACGGTAGCCCGGTTGAGAACAGCGCTGGGTTCGCAGTGCCAATCGACAACAGCATAGAGAATGCGCCTCGTTGCCAGGTCGTAATTGTCTGTTGTGGTGCCGATCCAGCGCGGAATTTTAACAACCGCGTTCTGACCTGGCTTCGACGGTTGAACCGCCAGGGCGTGCTGCTGGGGGGGATTAGTACAGGCGCCTATCTCTTGGCGAGAACTGGACTGTTGGACGGTCGTAGCTGCACGGTGCATTGGGAAAACTTCGCGGATTTCCAGGAAATGTTCCCGAACGTTCTTGCGACGAACGACATCTTTACCGTCGACGGTTCCTTCATCACGTCGTCAGGCGGTACCGTCACGTTGGATATGATGCTCAGCATCATAGTGTCGTTTCATGGCAGATCGCTTGCTGTCGCGATTTCCGACCAGTTCAACCATCCCCAGATCAGAGGACAGGGGGAGGCGCAACGCATGACACCCGAGGCGCGTTACGGCATTACTCACACGAAACTTTGTGATGTGGTTCGCCTAATGCAAAGCAGCGTTCACGCTCCGATCAATCTCGCTGTTCTTGCAAAGCGTGTTGGGCTGTCTTCGCGGCAGGTTGAGCGGCTATTTCTGTCGCACCTCGATAGAACGCCGATTGATTTCTACTCTGAACTCAGGATGGAACGTGCGCATGAACTCATCTGCAGAACGAGCTTGCCAGTTGATGTCGTCGCCCAGCATTGCGGGTATTCTTCCGCACCACATTTTGCCCGTCGCTACCGCCTTCACTTCGGCGTCAGCCCGGCCGCGGAACGAAACGCCAGGTCGGCGAAATCAGCGGAAGTGTCGCAAGTCTCCCATTTAGCTGACGACTTGGTCCTCCAAAACGGATCTCAAACGGCTCCATCGGAGGGGATTTACAACGCTCCCACATATGGCACGAAACCGGATAACCGAGCGGCATATAGCGCCGGAGGTGTGCGACATTTTAGTGACCCCAACGGCGGCACGTCTGCAGATCACGGGCGTGGAAGAGTTGGGGAACAAACCTAA
- a CDS encoding LysR family transcriptional regulator: MDDLRELDLYTPGFIAFDATVRLGSFTAAAEELNVTQPTISYRIKTLEERLGITLFLRRGRATELTFEGRVVLGQVRETMSTLLASARAIRRARNDPNTVTVLCSPSFAAHWILPRLERFRIAAPEIRMRILTTDMAPEEIRDTVDLWFTRGTGSFPGRQSWRICRQVVTPVCAPSVRSALSHDKPLEDLARVDLIDLNDAMHPYLTWSQWSLLSKRKLPREVPRYVFTDYGIMVKAALCGHGVMLGWSYLVLDYLRDGQLLALTDQWVAAGDPLWLAQNDETRDLSSVNRLREIILSEASSLMEF; this comes from the coding sequence ATGGATGATCTGCGCGAACTCGATCTTTACACTCCGGGCTTCATCGCCTTCGATGCTACGGTTCGCCTGGGCAGTTTCACGGCAGCCGCCGAGGAGCTGAACGTTACCCAGCCTACTATCAGCTACCGTATCAAGACGCTGGAGGAGCGCCTCGGCATCACGCTCTTCCTTCGGCGCGGTCGGGCCACCGAGCTAACGTTCGAAGGGCGCGTGGTCCTCGGGCAGGTGCGAGAGACGATGTCTACGCTTTTGGCGTCTGCACGAGCCATCAGACGGGCCCGCAACGATCCAAACACGGTGACCGTACTTTGCTCTCCTTCGTTCGCCGCGCATTGGATTCTTCCTCGACTCGAGCGCTTTCGGATCGCCGCACCCGAAATAAGAATGAGGATTCTCACGACGGATATGGCCCCGGAGGAAATCCGGGACACGGTGGATCTCTGGTTCACGCGTGGAACAGGTTCGTTTCCAGGCCGCCAATCGTGGCGTATTTGCCGCCAGGTTGTTACACCGGTCTGCGCCCCCTCGGTTCGATCGGCCCTATCGCATGACAAGCCGCTCGAGGATCTCGCACGCGTCGATTTGATCGACCTCAATGACGCCATGCACCCCTATCTCACCTGGAGTCAGTGGTCGCTTCTCTCCAAGCGGAAGCTCCCCAGGGAAGTGCCTCGCTACGTTTTCACCGACTACGGGATCATGGTCAAAGCAGCACTCTGCGGCCATGGCGTGATGCTTGGCTGGAGCTATCTTGTTCTGGACTACCTGCGCGACGGTCAACTTTTGGCGCTTACCGATCAATGGGTCGCGGCCGGCGACCCTTTGTGGTTGGCGCAGAATGACGAGACGCGCGACCTCTCGAGCGTGAACCGCCTGCGGGAGATCATCTTATCCGAGGCTAGTAGTCTCATGGAATTCTAA
- a CDS encoding MFS transporter, with amino-acid sequence MSDQNLAQGELTRSTVYLVGSCLLLYMLSTFLRNSVGVIAPDVSLELGLDATELSRLVSFFFLSFALCQIPVGVLIDVFGARRIILGAICVMLVGCAIFATGTTYSQLAIGRLIIGIGCSSFLMAPLAVYAHRFSPDRFSTMIGIQMGGGMVGMLFATAPLASAAATYGWRSVFWGTAAFGIIVLAAIAVSMKSEPAAPVSRKANVPKLLYSSITGLKDVIRMPGFAPVMAMQVITVGPSSVILGLWGGPWLHDIYGMELVERGNTLLANGILGALGTFLWGMSDRRFQSYRKPILIGSSITFLFLVALTFTKIPREVLPVFLAGLGLFGAFGPLVFAYSRGLFPREYVARGLTLMNTAQIGGVFIHQAMTGYLIDLWEPTMTPSGPEYPLEAYQLVFGLLALEAAFAFLFYWRAKEVYPKR; translated from the coding sequence ATGTCAGATCAGAATCTTGCGCAGGGGGAACTCACGCGAAGCACGGTATATTTGGTGGGATCATGCCTTCTGCTCTATATGCTCAGCACCTTTCTGAGGAATTCAGTTGGTGTTATCGCGCCTGACGTCTCGCTTGAGCTCGGCCTGGATGCCACTGAGCTGTCCCGATTGGTTTCGTTTTTCTTCCTCTCGTTTGCCTTATGTCAGATCCCCGTCGGCGTGCTGATCGACGTATTCGGAGCCCGGCGGATCATCCTCGGGGCCATCTGTGTGATGCTGGTTGGGTGCGCGATCTTCGCAACAGGCACTACCTATTCGCAACTCGCGATAGGTCGATTGATCATCGGGATTGGTTGCTCCAGCTTTTTGATGGCGCCGCTCGCCGTTTACGCCCACCGCTTCTCACCGGATCGCTTCTCTACGATGATCGGTATCCAGATGGGCGGCGGAATGGTCGGCATGCTCTTTGCGACAGCTCCTCTCGCCTCGGCCGCGGCAACTTACGGCTGGCGTAGCGTGTTTTGGGGAACGGCTGCATTCGGCATCATCGTGCTGGCGGCGATTGCCGTCTCGATGAAGAGCGAGCCTGCAGCGCCAGTGTCGCGAAAAGCGAACGTGCCGAAACTTCTATATTCGTCGATCACCGGTCTCAAGGATGTCATCCGCATGCCCGGCTTTGCGCCGGTGATGGCCATGCAAGTGATAACAGTCGGTCCGTCCTCCGTTATTCTTGGTCTTTGGGGTGGCCCATGGTTGCACGACATATATGGAATGGAACTGGTAGAACGTGGCAATACGTTGCTTGCAAACGGGATATTGGGCGCTCTCGGTACCTTTTTATGGGGGATGTCGGACCGCCGTTTCCAGAGCTACAGGAAGCCAATTCTGATTGGCAGCAGCATCACGTTCCTGTTCCTCGTGGCTTTGACGTTCACCAAGATTCCCCGTGAGGTACTGCCCGTCTTTCTAGCAGGACTTGGCCTGTTCGGTGCGTTCGGCCCGCTGGTCTTCGCCTATTCGCGGGGCCTGTTTCCCAGGGAATATGTAGCGCGAGGGCTGACGCTCATGAATACCGCCCAGATCGGCGGCGTCTTCATCCATCAGGCGATGACCGGATACCTGATCGACCTCTGGGAACCGACAATGACACCGAGCGGTCCGGAATATCCGCTTGAGGCCTACCAGCTGGTATTCGGGTTGCTTGCCCTCGAGGCCGCTTTTGCCTTTCTCTTCTACTGGCGGGCGAAGGAGGTCTATCCGAAGCGATAG
- a CDS encoding aldehyde dehydrogenase family protein: protein MGVHDLQFYVDGKWVEPATPKVFDVIDPATEAAVGQISMGSEVDVDRAVAAASRAFRTFGRSARNERIDLLQRIVEEYRKREDDLAWAISREMGAPKWFAYERHVAMGLSHLNKMIEILTWFPFEEVRGDSLVAKEPIGVAALITPWNWPLNQVTCKVAPAIAAGCAMILKPAEQSPLSAIIFTEIMDAAGTPPGVFNLVNGDGATVGSALSRHPGVDMVSFTGSTRAGVLVAKAAADTVKRVHQELGGKSANILLPDVDLEDAVQKGVSGCFLNSGQSCVAPSRMFVHREQYDAAVRYAQAAADSYVVGLQDSEGTRLGPVASRMQYEKIQELIESGIKERARLVAGGLGRPNGLNKGYFIRPTVFADVTPNMRIAREEIFGPVLSMLPYEDLEEVIDEANSTVYGLAAYVQSTDIALARSVASRMRAGNVYINYPASNPDMPFGGYKQSGNGRECAEFGLEEFLEIKGIRGYGSAA, encoded by the coding sequence ATGGGTGTCCACGATCTTCAGTTTTATGTAGACGGGAAATGGGTTGAGCCAGCCACGCCAAAGGTTTTCGATGTCATCGACCCGGCGACCGAGGCTGCCGTTGGGCAAATCTCAATGGGCAGCGAGGTAGATGTAGATCGAGCGGTGGCCGCCGCTTCACGGGCATTCCGGACATTCGGGCGGAGCGCGCGCAACGAGCGCATCGATCTCCTCCAAAGGATTGTCGAGGAGTACCGCAAGCGCGAAGACGATCTCGCCTGGGCGATTTCGCGGGAGATGGGCGCGCCTAAGTGGTTTGCCTATGAGCGTCACGTCGCCATGGGTTTAAGCCATCTGAATAAGATGATCGAGATCTTGACTTGGTTTCCGTTCGAGGAAGTCCGTGGCGATTCCTTGGTGGCCAAGGAGCCCATCGGTGTCGCGGCCCTTATCACGCCGTGGAATTGGCCGCTCAACCAAGTCACATGCAAGGTTGCGCCGGCAATTGCAGCGGGCTGCGCGATGATTCTTAAGCCAGCGGAGCAGTCCCCGCTCAGCGCAATCATTTTCACGGAGATCATGGATGCTGCGGGAACGCCGCCCGGTGTCTTCAATCTCGTCAACGGCGACGGCGCGACTGTCGGCTCCGCGCTCTCGCGCCACCCCGGTGTCGACATGGTTTCCTTTACCGGTTCGACCCGCGCGGGCGTGCTCGTGGCAAAAGCCGCTGCCGACACGGTCAAGCGTGTCCATCAGGAGTTGGGCGGCAAATCTGCCAATATATTGCTGCCCGATGTCGACCTCGAAGACGCTGTCCAAAAAGGCGTCTCGGGCTGCTTCCTGAATAGCGGGCAATCCTGCGTGGCTCCAAGTCGTATGTTTGTTCATCGCGAACAGTATGATGCAGCTGTGCGCTACGCGCAGGCAGCAGCCGACTCCTATGTCGTCGGTCTGCAAGACTCAGAGGGCACGAGGCTGGGACCAGTCGCCAGCCGCATGCAATACGAAAAAATCCAGGAGTTGATCGAAAGTGGCATCAAGGAACGGGCAAGGCTCGTCGCGGGAGGCTTAGGGCGGCCGAATGGCTTGAACAAGGGCTATTTCATTCGACCGACCGTGTTCGCGGACGTTACGCCCAACATGAGAATCGCCCGTGAAGAGATTTTTGGACCTGTCCTGTCGATGCTTCCCTATGAAGACCTGGAAGAGGTTATCGACGAAGCCAATTCGACGGTATACGGGCTTGCCGCCTATGTTCAGTCGACAGATATAGCGCTGGCCAGGAGTGTCGCTTCGCGGATGCGTGCAGGCAACGTCTACATTAACTATCCCGCCTCGAACCCGGACATGCCGTTTGGTGGCTACAAGCAATCTGGCAATGGACGAGAATGCGCCGAATTCGGACTTGAAGAATTCCTCGAAATTAAAGGGATTCGCGGTTACGGTAGCGCGGCTTGA
- a CDS encoding M24 family metallopeptidase, which translates to MDQNTSKHADPEATRYTRNALTRTSIGKTVSDHGAAQMDMVALRAYRLGRVQEQLRKNDIPAILLADPIMSRYATGIRNMQPWSMHANNRCALVPAEGKAILFEYGGSEHLGDNLETVEISLPSKGRYNLDSKTYEGGKSWAEYIMSFLPPQKTGKRRLAVDSRVEYFTGLHLQNAGIDVIAGGRMLSDAQMIKSADEIQCIMASLSIAEVALYRIKQAIEPGKSEIDLWSILEATNVEFGGEYIDTRLLSSGHRTNPWYQEATDRIVRPRELVALDTDMIGPFGYDADVSRTFLCPSGRPSGEQRTLYRTAYDQLHHNLELIRAGASFREMSEKAYDLPERFKEQMMPMTWHGVGLCGQGPTIVGRGHHEKYGEEGVLEEGMVLSCESYCGEVGGSEGVKLEQQVVVTKDGYQLLSDFPFEEELLGREF; encoded by the coding sequence ATGGATCAAAACACATCGAAGCACGCCGACCCGGAGGCCACTCGCTATACGCGCAACGCGCTCACCCGCACGTCGATCGGAAAGACCGTCAGCGACCACGGCGCGGCACAGATGGACATGGTTGCTCTCCGCGCCTACCGACTGGGGCGGGTTCAGGAGCAACTGCGTAAGAACGACATCCCCGCCATCCTGCTCGCCGATCCGATTATGTCCCGCTACGCGACCGGTATCCGCAATATGCAACCCTGGTCCATGCACGCCAACAATCGCTGCGCCCTCGTGCCGGCGGAGGGCAAAGCAATCCTTTTTGAGTACGGAGGATCGGAGCATTTGGGCGACAACTTGGAGACCGTCGAAATCTCGCTGCCCTCCAAGGGGCGTTACAACCTCGACAGCAAGACCTATGAAGGTGGTAAGTCATGGGCGGAATACATTATGTCGTTCCTGCCGCCGCAGAAGACCGGCAAGCGTCGCCTGGCTGTGGACAGTCGTGTGGAGTACTTCACCGGCCTCCATCTGCAGAATGCGGGGATCGACGTCATTGCGGGTGGCCGGATGCTGTCGGACGCTCAGATGATCAAATCTGCCGACGAAATTCAGTGCATCATGGCTTCTCTTTCGATTGCTGAAGTCGCCCTGTACCGGATCAAGCAGGCCATTGAGCCCGGCAAGTCCGAGATCGACCTGTGGAGCATCCTTGAAGCCACCAACGTGGAATTCGGCGGCGAGTACATCGACACGCGCCTGCTTTCGTCGGGTCACCGTACCAATCCTTGGTACCAGGAGGCGACCGACCGCATCGTGCGTCCGCGGGAATTGGTGGCTCTCGACACTGACATGATCGGCCCGTTCGGTTATGACGCCGATGTCTCCCGCACGTTCCTCTGCCCGAGCGGGCGCCCCTCTGGCGAACAACGGACGCTTTATCGCACGGCTTACGACCAACTGCATCATAACCTCGAGCTGATCCGCGCGGGCGCAAGCTTCCGTGAAATGTCTGAGAAGGCTTACGACCTGCCTGAGCGCTTCAAGGAGCAGATGATGCCGATGACGTGGCACGGTGTCGGCCTTTGCGGCCAAGGTCCGACGATCGTCGGTAGAGGCCATCACGAAAAATACGGTGAAGAAGGCGTGCTCGAAGAGGGGATGGTGCTCAGCTGTGAAAGCTACTGCGGTGAAGTCGGAGGTTCCGAAGGCGTGAAGCTGGAACAGCAGGTCGTCGTAACGAAGGACGGCTACCAGTTGCTCTCTGACTTTCCATTCGAGGAAGAGCTTCTCGGCAGGGAGTTTTAG
- a CDS encoding ABC transporter substrate-binding protein has translation MAYSINRRQFMTTAAAVAGTALLPSVPAAFAQEQTTRLQIRTRRDLEVLDPAFRSGAEDSGVCRSIYQNLIVYNPDQVIVDATKMEVQMDAAESLEMISDKEIRFKLKPGQMFSDGYGEMTAEDVKYSFERFSLAAAEGKESPYASDWAHLKAVEVDDRYSGRILLERPRASLEYVLTSTSGCIVCKKAVEERGISHNMRPVGSNAMMVTAFERQRQTTLKRNPDFKGQPSGFDEFVMRVVQDPKTVELALRSNELDFSDADPTLADSIANVADLTVDQMPGIADVWLGINVEHAPFDNIKVRQAVRAALDVDEMLTAGYDGKVTRANCMIMPQILGHWKDAPVHKRDIELAKSLLAEAGIADGFTCKLLVLNQPAFTNMALVAQAQLAEVGINIELDVRDGGSFWSAGKGDEGKKLQMFIMRFNGALDPNYLAFPFASDQVGIWNWQRWVSPEFDEAFAKAAEEMNPVKRAGHIVDFQKAMEDSAAFVWLTHETLIYVHRNNVRPSVGPAGTSLTYNRFEPK, from the coding sequence ATGGCTTATTCGATCAATCGTCGCCAATTCATGACGACGGCGGCAGCTGTGGCTGGCACAGCGTTGCTGCCGTCCGTACCTGCAGCTTTCGCCCAAGAACAGACCACCAGACTTCAGATACGCACTCGGCGTGATCTGGAAGTGCTGGATCCTGCGTTCCGCTCGGGTGCCGAAGACTCGGGCGTCTGTCGCTCGATCTACCAAAACCTCATCGTCTACAACCCCGATCAAGTCATCGTCGATGCTACCAAAATGGAAGTGCAGATGGATGCCGCGGAGTCGCTTGAGATGATCAGCGACAAGGAAATCCGCTTCAAGCTGAAGCCGGGTCAGATGTTCTCGGATGGCTACGGGGAAATGACAGCCGAGGATGTAAAGTACTCTTTCGAGCGTTTTAGCCTTGCTGCTGCGGAAGGCAAGGAGAGCCCATACGCTTCAGACTGGGCCCATCTGAAGGCTGTCGAGGTGGACGACAGATACAGCGGCCGAATCCTGCTGGAACGCCCGCGCGCGTCGCTCGAATACGTCCTTACCAGCACCTCGGGTTGTATCGTCTGCAAGAAAGCCGTCGAGGAGCGCGGTATATCCCACAATATGCGACCAGTCGGCTCTAATGCCATGATGGTTACCGCCTTCGAGCGTCAGCGTCAGACCACCCTCAAGCGCAATCCTGATTTCAAGGGCCAACCAAGCGGTTTTGACGAGTTCGTCATGAGGGTTGTCCAGGACCCGAAGACAGTGGAACTGGCCCTGCGTTCCAACGAACTCGACTTCTCGGACGCTGATCCGACGCTAGCCGACAGCATCGCAAACGTCGCGGATCTCACGGTTGATCAAATGCCCGGTATTGCCGATGTGTGGCTCGGCATCAATGTCGAGCATGCGCCCTTCGATAATATCAAAGTGCGCCAGGCTGTACGGGCGGCACTGGATGTAGACGAGATGCTGACCGCCGGCTACGACGGCAAGGTCACACGCGCAAACTGCATGATCATGCCGCAGATTTTGGGGCACTGGAAAGACGCGCCTGTCCACAAACGCGACATCGAACTGGCAAAAAGCTTGCTCGCCGAAGCCGGGATTGCGGACGGTTTCACATGCAAATTGCTGGTCCTAAATCAACCGGCATTCACGAACATGGCACTGGTCGCGCAGGCACAGCTCGCCGAAGTCGGTATCAACATCGAACTCGACGTGCGCGACGGTGGCAGTTTCTGGTCAGCGGGAAAAGGCGACGAAGGCAAAAAGCTCCAGATGTTCATCATGCGTTTCAATGGCGCACTAGATCCGAACTATCTCGCTTTTCCATTCGCCAGCGACCAGGTCGGGATCTGGAATTGGCAGCGCTGGGTGTCGCCAGAGTTTGACGAGGCATTTGCAAAGGCCGCCGAGGAAATGAATCCTGTCAAGCGGGCAGGCCATATCGTAGATTTTCAGAAGGCGATGGAAGATTCGGCGGCTTTTGTCTGGCTCACGCATGAGACGCTCATATACGTCCACCGCAATAATGTGCGCCCGAGCGTCGGTCCGGCGGGGACTTCTCTCACGTATAACCGCTTCGAGCCTAAGTGA
- a CDS encoding ABC transporter permease, producing the protein MAGYLISRLATTVLIIFGSMLVLFTLSAAVPGDPATTLLGPQATPEYAAQFIEKMGLNRPIPERLVIFFGNVLTGNLGEDVITGRRVTEMVMAAFPYTVSLTVAAIGLAVLIGVPLGIFAARNPGSKLDTLLAFTSVALIAIPSFVIAILLLVVFAIWLPWFPVLGSGDASSLVDQLYRMILPAAALAIGWVGMIARLIRSSLLEVLGSDYIRTSRAYGLPEAKIVYKYALKNAGIPTIAVVGMGIGRLLGGAVLVEIIFSRPGLGRLVLEAIATRNFPVLQGVVLVVVVLFTLTNLLVDLSYTALDPRIRRGLIRAGGAT; encoded by the coding sequence ATGGCGGGGTACCTCATCAGCCGTCTGGCAACAACTGTGCTGATAATTTTCGGCTCCATGTTGGTGCTGTTCACGCTGAGCGCCGCGGTGCCGGGCGATCCGGCCACCACATTGCTGGGACCGCAGGCTACCCCGGAATATGCCGCTCAATTCATCGAAAAGATGGGGCTTAACCGCCCCATCCCCGAACGGTTGGTCATTTTTTTTGGGAACGTGCTGACGGGCAATCTAGGGGAGGATGTGATTACAGGGAGACGCGTCACTGAGATGGTCATGGCCGCGTTTCCGTACACAGTCTCATTGACCGTGGCCGCTATCGGCTTGGCGGTTTTGATCGGCGTTCCGCTAGGCATATTTGCCGCGCGCAACCCCGGATCAAAGCTCGACACATTGTTGGCGTTCACCTCGGTCGCCTTGATCGCGATCCCGAGTTTCGTCATAGCGATCCTGCTCTTGGTAGTCTTTGCAATCTGGCTGCCCTGGTTTCCTGTGCTCGGCTCGGGCGACGCAAGCAGCCTCGTGGATCAACTGTATCGAATGATCCTGCCCGCCGCGGCTCTGGCGATAGGGTGGGTTGGGATGATCGCCCGGTTGATCCGTTCGTCCCTACTGGAAGTATTGGGGTCTGACTACATTCGGACGAGCCGAGCCTATGGCCTGCCTGAAGCCAAAATTGTTTACAAATACGCGCTGAAGAATGCGGGTATCCCGACGATTGCAGTGGTCGGAATGGGAATCGGGCGGCTGCTCGGAGGAGCGGTCCTCGTGGAAATCATCTTTTCTCGACCCGGACTTGGAAGGCTTGTCCTCGAAGCGATTGCAACGCGCAACTTTCCAGTGCTTCAGGGTGTGGTCCTGGTCGTCGTCGTGCTCTTTACTCTGACTAACCTATTGGTTGACCTATCCTATACGGCACTTGATCCCCGTATCCGACGAGGCCTGATCCGAGCAGGAGGTGCCACATGA
- a CDS encoding ABC transporter permease, whose product MSRVLRNIVARPSGAFALVVVAAICLVSLLAPVLDLPPPNKINVTHRFELPSMAHWLGTDHLGRDLFSRLLHGATVAMGVALSSIAIALSLGTILGIVAAESPGRWERPILIIFDVIASFPSLVLALAFIAVLGPGLWNVAIIIAITLVPHFGRVARAQVLSVREQPYVEAEHILGASRTRIALMHTLPNIMGPLVILASMDIPVVIAIEAGLSFLGLGVRPPLASWGTLIYDGFAYINQSTIPVVVSCVALALATLGFTLLGEALRDAIDPRMRPVT is encoded by the coding sequence ATGAGCCGCGTTCTACGTAACATTGTGGCGCGACCGTCGGGGGCCTTTGCCTTGGTGGTGGTCGCGGCGATCTGCTTAGTTAGCCTTCTGGCGCCGGTCCTGGATCTTCCTCCCCCTAACAAGATCAACGTCACTCATCGTTTCGAACTTCCTTCCATGGCTCACTGGCTTGGCACCGACCATCTCGGGCGCGATCTGTTCAGCCGCTTGCTGCATGGTGCGACTGTCGCGATGGGGGTCGCTTTAAGCTCCATTGCGATCGCTCTGTCGCTTGGGACGATCCTCGGCATCGTTGCGGCGGAATCTCCGGGGCGCTGGGAGCGGCCCATTCTCATCATCTTCGATGTGATTGCATCCTTCCCAAGCCTCGTTCTGGCGCTCGCCTTCATCGCGGTCCTTGGGCCGGGTCTGTGGAACGTCGCCATCATCATTGCCATAACGCTGGTCCCTCATTTCGGCCGGGTAGCTCGAGCTCAGGTGCTTTCGGTGCGCGAGCAGCCATACGTCGAGGCGGAGCATATCTTGGGTGCGTCGCGCACACGCATCGCACTGATGCACACCTTGCCCAATATCATGGGGCCGTTGGTCATTCTCGCCAGCATGGACATTCCGGTGGTGATTGCGATCGAGGCAGGCCTTTCGTTCCTTGGCCTGGGCGTGCGCCCACCGCTCGCAAGTTGGGGAACACTGATCTACGACGGCTTCGCCTACATTAACCAGTCGACCATCCCCGTGGTCGTCTCCTGTGTAGCGCTCGCTCTTGCCACCCTTGGTTTTACCTTGCTCGGCGAGGCGCTGCGTGACGCGATCGATCCAAGAATGAGGCCAGTCACATGA
- a CDS encoding ABC transporter ATP-binding protein translates to MNPTEDPLVSIRGLSVEAAGGRGPIQMLRGVDIDIAPGRIVGVVGESGSGKSTLASAIIGILASNVTSVGGAIRFGGIDLLTLDESGKRNLRGDRIAMIFQDPMTVLNPVFKVGTQLVDVVKRKKPRTSRAAALKEAEAMLQRVGISDPVARLECYPHQLSGGMRQRVMIAMALLTNPQLILADEPTTALDATVEAQIVELFRDLQRETSSSVLFISHHLGLLSEFCDDAIVLYAGLVMEAGPMAELISNPRHPYTAALLGCEIDEGDTGEPLRTIPGGPPSPSAPLTGCAFAARCTAAEEACYAAPIPMKDLGGGVSVRCIRA, encoded by the coding sequence ATGAATCCTACTGAAGACCCACTCGTCTCCATTCGCGGGCTGTCCGTCGAAGCTGCCGGCGGCAGAGGACCAATCCAGATGTTACGGGGCGTCGATATCGACATCGCACCCGGAAGAATTGTCGGTGTAGTCGGCGAATCCGGTTCCGGGAAGTCGACGCTGGCCTCAGCCATTATCGGCATTCTGGCGAGCAACGTGACAAGCGTTGGTGGAGCAATACGGTTCGGCGGCATCGATTTGCTTACGCTTGACGAAAGCGGCAAGCGAAATCTGCGGGGCGACCGTATCGCGATGATCTTCCAGGACCCAATGACTGTTCTTAACCCGGTCTTCAAGGTGGGAACGCAGTTAGTGGACGTCGTCAAACGGAAGAAGCCGCGGACCTCTCGTGCCGCGGCTCTGAAGGAGGCGGAGGCCATGCTGCAGCGGGTTGGTATCTCCGATCCCGTTGCCCGGCTGGAGTGCTATCCGCACCAGCTTTCTGGCGGGATGCGCCAGCGCGTAATGATCGCCATGGCGTTGCTGACGAATCCGCAGCTCATCCTTGCCGACGAGCCCACGACAGCTCTTGACGCTACCGTTGAGGCTCAGATCGTTGAATTGTTCCGCGATCTTCAACGGGAGACCTCGAGTTCGGTCCTCTTCATCTCTCACCACCTGGGGCTGCTCTCAGAATTCTGCGACGACGCGATCGTCCTCTATGCTGGCCTGGTCATGGAGGCCGGACCAATGGCAGAACTGATCAGCAATCCCCGACATCCGTACACAGCTGCGCTTCTTGGCTGCGAGATAGATGAAGGGGACACTGGCGAGCCGCTAAGAACCATCCCGGGTGGCCCGCCGAGTCCTTCCGCTCCACTTACCGGTTGCGCATTCGCGGCGCGCTGCACCGCTGCCGAAGAGGCCTGCTACGCCGCGCCGATCCCGATGAAGGACCTCGGCGGTGGGGTTTCCGTTCGCTGCATAAGGGCATGA